One genomic segment of Mastomys coucha isolate ucsf_1 unplaced genomic scaffold, UCSF_Mcou_1 pScaffold22, whole genome shotgun sequence includes these proteins:
- the Pom121l12 gene encoding POM121-like protein 12: protein MGNSLGSPQRSLSAPRHPRSRPWPEWVQQCPGSKVPAHLHVPKRVVGTWRRSAIRPPTDAILGLDLSSSWDTYMKRWLWSVRNPGWTCSPVTVKIAPPESRGSPLTSVGQGTCIAEHPEELPDPCAKETVLRALSQCKKGTRRFDGPLWFEVPEVKNRRQNPEPKHSSAFKPWIKNGVAASFVPKPGPLNQSSDYRSFNVFKKETDLQPCIHTAMHAVSEPHMESSEKTQAPCNPCLPPGPKTGACRVSLDGGDFHPCLSSVIPFADSSGLLPPGPTF, encoded by the coding sequence ATGGGCAACTCCCTGGGCTCACCCCAGAGATCGCTGTCTGCCCCCAGGCACCCAAGGTCTAGGCCGTGGCCTGAGTGGGTTCAGCAATGCCCTGGATCCAAAGTTCCTGCCCACCTCCACGTGCCCAAGAGAGTGGTGGGAACCTGGAGACGCTCCGCCATCAGACCTCCTACAGATGCCATCCTGGGCCTGGATCTTTCCAGTTCCTGGGACACCTATATGAAACGATGGCTTTGGAGTGTACGGAACCCTGGGTGGACCTGCAGCCCGGTGACAGTCAAGATTGCCCCTCCTGAGAGCAGAGGCAGTCCCCTGACCTCCGTAGGACAGGGAACATGCATTGCAGAGCATCCTGAGGAGCTTCCAGACCCCTGTGCCAAGGAGACAGTGCTGAGGGCTCTCAGCCAGTGCAAGAAGGGGACTAGACGATTTGATGGACCTCTGTGGTTTGAAGTCCCAGAGGtgaaaaacagaagacagaaccCAGAACCCAAGCATTCTTCAGCCTTTAAACCCTGGATAAAAAATGGAGTGGCTGCTTCCTTTGTTCCCAAGCCTGGGCCTCTGAACCAAAGCAGTGACTACAGGAGCTTCAATGTCTTTAAGAAGGAGACTGACCTCCAGCCCTGTATCCACACAGCCATGCATGCTGTGTCAGAGCCTCACATGGAAAGCTCTGAGAAAACCCAGGCCCCCTGTAACCCCTGTCTACCCCCTGGGCCCAAGACTGGAGCCTGCAGAGTCTCCTTGGATGGTGGGGATTTCCATCCTTGCCTGAGTTCTGTCATCCCCTTTGCAGACTCCAGTGGACTTTTGCCCCCTGGCCCTACATTCTAG